The following coding sequences are from one Paenibacillus sp. JDR-2 window:
- a CDS encoding discoidin domain-containing protein, whose product MRNKYVAWLLIATMLITSLLVSLGEPVSAAGGQNLTLGKTITASGQSQTYSPNNVKDSNQATYWESANNAFPQWIQVDLGAVASIDQIVLKLPAGWGARTQTLAVQGSTDGAALSNIVASTNYVFDPSVQNNTVTINFAAASTRYVRLNVTANNGWPAAQLSEFEIYGASTPGAPGTYQAEAAVLSGGAKVNTDHTGFSGTGFVDGYWTQGASTAFTANVSSAGSYDVTLKYANASGASSTVSIYVNGIKIRQTTLPSLANWDTWGTKVETLALIAGNNTIAYKYDAGDSANINIDEIKVTASSSPTPTPTPTPTPTPTPTPTPTPTPTPTPTPTPTPTPTPTPTPTPTPTPTPTPPATDNIAIGKTMTASSNTQAFVASNANDNNTSTYWEGSSNPSTLTLDLGKNYDVTSIVLKLNPASEWSTRTQTIQVLGHNQTTTTFGNLVSSQSYTFNPASGNTVTIPVTATVKRLQLNMTSNSGAPAGQIAEFQVFGTPAANPDLTITGLSWSPAAPDESSAITLNATVKNDGNASSAASTVNFYLNNELAGSAAVAALAAGASAQVSVNVGSKTAASYSVSAKVDENNAIIELNDNNNSYTNAAALVVAPIASADFVGTTSWTPNNPVTGNSIAFTVNLKNQGTVASAGGSHAITVALKNSAGSTIQTFSGSYNGSLASGASANVSIPGTWTAVNGNYTVTTTIAADANEAASKQGNNVNTTNLVVYSVRGASVPYTRYDTDDATRGGGATLQTAPTFDQALTASEASGQKYIALPSSGSYLQWTVRQGEGGAGVTMRFTMPDSADGMGLSGSLDVYVNNVKVKTVALSSYYNWQYFSGDMPADAPGGGRPLFRFDEVHWKLDTPLQPGDTVRIQKGNDSIEYGVDFIEVEQVPTAIAQPANSVSVTDYGAIANDGQDDLTAFKAAVNAAVAANKTLYIPAGTFHLGNMWEIGSVSNMINNLTITGAGYWYTNIQFTNPNAAGGGISLRITGKLDFSNVYLNSKLRSRYGQNAIYKGFMDNFGTNSKIHDVWVEHFECGFWVGDYAHTPAIYANGLTIENSRIRNNLADGVNFSQGTSNSIVRNSNLRNNGDDALAVWTSNTNGAPAGVNNTFSYNTIENNWRAAGIAFFGGSGHKADHNVIIDTVGGSGVRLNTVFPGYHFQNNTGITISDTTIINSGTSQDLYNGERGAIDLEASNDSIKNVTFTNIDILNAQRDAIQFGYGGGFENIVFNNVTIDGTGKDGVTTSRFSGPHLGAAIYTYTGNGSATFNNLVTRNIAYPNVNYVQSGFTLTFN is encoded by the coding sequence ATGCGCAACAAGTATGTCGCATGGCTGCTGATTGCAACAATGCTGATCACCAGCCTGCTCGTATCACTAGGAGAGCCGGTCTCTGCTGCCGGCGGACAAAACTTAACGCTGGGCAAGACCATAACCGCAAGCGGACAATCGCAAACGTATTCGCCCAACAATGTGAAAGACAGCAATCAGGCTACTTATTGGGAAAGCGCGAACAACGCGTTCCCGCAATGGATTCAGGTTGATCTAGGTGCCGTTGCAAGCATCGATCAGATTGTACTGAAGCTGCCCGCTGGCTGGGGCGCGCGGACGCAAACCCTGGCAGTCCAAGGAAGCACGGACGGCGCGGCTTTATCGAACATCGTTGCTTCAACCAATTATGTGTTTGATCCATCCGTTCAGAATAACACGGTTACGATCAACTTTGCCGCGGCAAGCACCCGTTATGTTCGTTTGAATGTTACGGCAAATAACGGATGGCCGGCAGCGCAGTTATCCGAGTTCGAAATTTACGGAGCGAGCACTCCCGGAGCGCCCGGTACATATCAAGCGGAGGCCGCTGTTTTGTCGGGCGGGGCCAAGGTAAATACCGATCATACGGGCTTCTCCGGTACCGGATTTGTTGACGGTTATTGGACGCAAGGGGCTTCGACTGCATTTACGGCAAACGTATCCTCCGCTGGAAGTTATGACGTGACTTTGAAGTATGCCAATGCGAGCGGCGCTTCGAGTACAGTCAGCATTTATGTCAATGGCATTAAAATTCGTCAAACTACGCTGCCTAGTCTGGCGAATTGGGATACTTGGGGAACCAAGGTGGAGACGCTTGCGCTTATCGCAGGCAACAACACGATTGCCTATAAATACGATGCCGGCGACTCCGCGAACATTAACATTGACGAGATCAAAGTAACGGCGTCCAGCTCGCCAACACCAACGCCAACGCCAACACCAACACCAACGCCAACGCCAACGCCAACGCCAACACCAACACCAACGCCAACACCGACACCGACACCAACACCAACGCCAACGCCAACACCAACACCAACACCAACACCAACACCGACACCAACACCGCCGGCAACCGATAACATCGCGATTGGCAAGACCATGACGGCGTCCTCAAACACGCAAGCGTTTGTGGCTTCGAACGCTAACGACAACAATACAAGCACGTATTGGGAAGGTAGCAGCAACCCAAGCACGCTGACTCTTGATCTCGGCAAAAACTACGATGTCACCTCCATCGTCTTGAAGCTGAATCCGGCGAGCGAGTGGAGCACGCGCACCCAAACGATTCAAGTGCTTGGCCATAATCAGACGACAACAACTTTCGGCAATCTTGTCTCATCGCAGTCTTATACCTTTAACCCGGCTTCCGGCAACACCGTGACGATTCCGGTTACGGCAACGGTTAAACGGCTTCAATTAAACATGACGTCCAATTCCGGAGCTCCGGCAGGTCAAATTGCAGAGTTCCAGGTATTCGGCACGCCTGCGGCCAATCCGGATTTGACGATTACAGGCTTGTCCTGGTCGCCGGCTGCACCGGATGAATCCAGTGCAATTACGCTTAACGCAACGGTTAAAAATGATGGCAATGCAAGCTCCGCGGCATCTACCGTCAACTTCTATCTGAACAACGAGCTTGCCGGTTCTGCTGCAGTCGCGGCATTAGCTGCCGGTGCTTCAGCTCAGGTATCCGTAAACGTCGGCAGCAAGACAGCAGCGAGCTACTCGGTCAGCGCGAAAGTAGACGAGAATAATGCCATCATCGAGCTTAATGACAACAATAACAGCTACACGAACGCAGCGGCATTGGTGGTTGCGCCAATTGCAAGCGCCGACTTCGTCGGAACAACCTCATGGACGCCTAACAATCCGGTAACCGGCAATTCGATTGCGTTTACGGTTAATTTGAAAAACCAGGGTACCGTAGCTTCCGCTGGCGGCTCCCATGCCATTACCGTTGCCTTGAAAAATTCGGCGGGTTCCACAATTCAAACGTTCAGCGGTTCGTATAACGGCTCTTTAGCCTCGGGGGCTTCGGCTAATGTAAGCATTCCAGGCACCTGGACGGCCGTCAACGGCAATTACACCGTAACGACAACCATTGCGGCAGATGCTAATGAAGCGGCGTCCAAGCAAGGAAATAACGTAAACACAACGAATCTGGTAGTCTATTCGGTCCGTGGCGCAAGCGTGCCGTATACCCGTTACGATACGGATGACGCAACCCGAGGCGGCGGAGCAACGCTGCAGACCGCGCCAACCTTCGACCAGGCATTAACGGCATCCGAAGCTTCCGGGCAAAAATATATCGCGCTTCCTTCGAGCGGTTCCTATCTGCAATGGACCGTACGTCAGGGTGAAGGCGGAGCGGGCGTGACGATGCGCTTTACTATGCCTGACTCGGCGGACGGAATGGGCCTGAGCGGCTCCCTTGACGTCTATGTCAACAACGTGAAAGTAAAGACCGTAGCGTTAAGCTCCTACTACAACTGGCAATATTTCTCGGGAGATATGCCGGCGGATGCTCCGGGCGGAGGAAGGCCGTTGTTCCGCTTCGACGAGGTGCATTGGAAGCTGGATACTCCGCTTCAGCCGGGAGATACCGTTCGCATTCAGAAAGGAAATGACAGCATTGAATACGGGGTAGACTTCATCGAGGTTGAGCAAGTTCCGACAGCAATTGCCCAACCGGCTAATTCGGTGTCCGTTACCGATTACGGCGCGATTGCCAATGACGGGCAAGATGATCTTACGGCCTTCAAAGCAGCGGTTAACGCAGCGGTTGCGGCCAACAAAACCTTGTATATCCCTGCGGGTACTTTCCATCTGGGCAACATGTGGGAGATAGGCTCGGTCAGCAATATGATCAATAACCTGACGATTACGGGAGCGGGCTACTGGTATACGAATATCCAGTTCACGAACCCAAATGCGGCTGGAGGAGGGATTTCGCTACGGATTACAGGCAAGCTGGACTTCAGCAATGTCTACCTGAATTCGAAGCTCCGTTCCCGTTACGGGCAGAATGCAATCTACAAAGGCTTTATGGATAACTTCGGAACGAACTCCAAAATTCATGATGTATGGGTAGAGCATTTTGAATGCGGCTTCTGGGTTGGGGATTACGCTCATACGCCTGCGATTTACGCGAATGGGCTGACGATCGAGAACAGCCGTATCCGCAACAACCTGGCTGACGGAGTCAACTTCTCCCAAGGAACGAGCAATTCCATCGTTCGCAACAGCAATCTTCGCAATAACGGTGACGATGCCCTGGCGGTCTGGACGAGTAACACAAACGGCGCTCCCGCAGGCGTGAATAATACGTTCTCTTACAACACTATTGAGAACAACTGGCGCGCAGCAGGCATTGCTTTCTTTGGCGGCAGCGGACATAAAGCCGACCACAACGTTATTATCGATACCGTTGGCGGCTCCGGCGTCCGTCTGAATACGGTCTTCCCGGGTTATCACTTCCAGAATAATACGGGAATTACAATCTCGGATACAACGATCATTAATAGCGGCACGAGTCAGGACTTGTACAACGGGGAACGGGGAGCGATCGATCTGGAAGCTTCCAATGATTCGATCAAAAACGTGACCTTTACCAACATTGATATCCTCAATGCGCAGCGTGATGCGATCCAATTCGGTTATGGCGGAGGCTTCGAGAATATCGTCTTCAACAACGTGACCATTGACGGTACGGGCAAAGACGGGGTAACGACCTCAAGATTCTCGGGCCCTCATTTGGGCGCTGCAATCTATACCTATACGGGGAACGGATCGGCAACGTTTAACAATCTGGTTACGAGAAACATCGCCTACCCGAACGTGAACTACGTTCAGAGCGGATTTACGCTAACTTTTAACTAG
- a CDS encoding amidohydrolase family protein: MEANKTIVRNVKIEDRLHDLTLDLTTGCMSHIEPSGKTMQPAEDFAQVWDADGLLYLPALSDMHIHLDKHFLGEPWKPLQPFVTLPGQLEFETRMLEALPTRAAERAHRLLQLLLMNGTTAIRTHVDVDPKLGLSHLEDILEVREHFRGRMDIEIVAFPQQGLLRSQSISIMKEALRAGADYVGGVDPAGLDGQVDASLEAMFELSTEFKAGVDLHLHDPGHLGTYTVSRFADLTLEASQSGRTAVSHAYCLGQVSEAESRELAQKLSASNVAIMTSVPIDRPMPRVDQLLLEGVRVHVGSDNILDAWSPFGNGDLLARGSRLAEKFGWITDDQLLQTYPLISSGSLVPKVGDHASFSLVNALNARHAIAAVPLREAVFSGGMLVGGRWHVSDRQDQIVLA; the protein is encoded by the coding sequence ATGGAAGCGAATAAAACGATAGTGCGAAACGTAAAGATTGAAGACCGGTTGCATGACTTGACTCTGGACCTGACGACAGGCTGCATGTCACACATTGAACCCAGCGGCAAAACGATGCAACCCGCAGAAGACTTCGCGCAAGTCTGGGATGCAGACGGACTGCTCTACTTGCCGGCCTTGTCCGATATGCACATCCATCTGGACAAACATTTTCTCGGAGAGCCGTGGAAGCCGCTGCAGCCGTTTGTTACTTTGCCCGGGCAGCTAGAGTTCGAGACCCGCATGCTGGAAGCACTGCCTACGCGTGCTGCGGAAAGAGCGCACCGGCTTCTGCAGCTTCTGCTGATGAATGGAACAACGGCTATTCGGACGCATGTGGATGTTGATCCCAAGCTTGGACTTTCTCATTTGGAGGATATCCTTGAGGTCAGGGAGCATTTTAGAGGGCGGATGGATATCGAGATTGTAGCTTTTCCACAGCAGGGCTTGCTGCGGTCCCAATCCATTTCTATTATGAAGGAGGCGCTTCGGGCAGGAGCGGATTACGTAGGAGGGGTTGATCCGGCAGGGCTGGACGGACAGGTGGACGCAAGCCTGGAAGCGATGTTTGAGCTCAGCACGGAGTTTAAAGCCGGCGTAGATCTGCATTTGCATGACCCCGGGCATCTAGGGACCTATACGGTTAGCCGATTCGCTGACTTGACCTTGGAGGCAAGCCAAAGCGGCCGTACGGCTGTCAGCCATGCCTATTGTCTCGGGCAGGTCAGTGAAGCCGAATCCCGAGAGCTGGCACAAAAGCTTAGCGCAAGCAATGTGGCGATTATGACCAGCGTTCCTATTGACCGTCCTATGCCGCGGGTAGATCAGCTGCTTCTGGAAGGGGTTCGGGTTCATGTTGGTTCGGACAATATTCTGGACGCGTGGAGTCCGTTCGGCAACGGAGATTTGCTTGCGCGCGGCTCGCGTCTGGCTGAAAAATTCGGCTGGATCACAGATGATCAGCTGCTGCAGACCTATCCTCTTATCTCTTCAGGTTCGCTAGTTCCGAAGGTTGGAGACCACGCGAGCTTTTCTTTGGTCAATGCCTTAAATGCCCGGCATGCTATCGCGGCTGTACCTCTACGCGAAGCAGTATTTTCCGGAGGGATGCTGGTAGGCGGCCGTTGGCACGTAAGCGATAGACAGGATCAGATTGTATTAGCCTAA